The DNA segment TAGACGGCGGGCGCATGCTCCGCGAGCCTCTCGAGCGGAAGGGCTTGAGCGAGCTGCTCGCGGATTGTGGGGAACGAGGCCACGGACTCGCGGAACACGGAGCGGATGAACGCGTAGGTGCCGTCCCCGAAGCGCGTCTCCACGAGCTCGAGGAGTTCCGCAGCGGCGTCCACGGGGAGCCAGGTGTCCTCCTCAATCTTCGCGGGGTCCAGGCTCCAGGCGTGTAACGCCTCGTCCACCGGCGCGGACCCCTGCATCTCGCGGAGGACCGCGAGGAACCGCCGCACGCTCGATCCGCGAATCTTGGGGACGAACCCCGTGTACGGCCTCCCGTTCGGGGCGGCCGGGACGAAACGCTCCTTGGAATGGCCCATGTAGCCGAGCACGGTCGCGCCGTCCGGCGTGAGGGCGTAGAGCCGCCCGCGGGCCTTGACCTCGGGGTTCAGGCATTCCACGAGGCCCCGCTTCCGCATCTCCCGTAGGGCGCGGCTCACGTGGACGATCCGCAGCCTGGTCTCCTCGCCGAGCTGGCTCGGGAACTTCGGCTTCGAGGCCAGGGAGTTCAGCACGCGCTCGCGGTAGCTGCTCGAGGCCACGTAGCTGAAGTCGTCCCACACGCGGCCGGCCTGGGGCATGGTGTCGTGCGCATCCCGACCGGAGGGTATCAAGACTTCGGCCTCAGGCCGCCTGTCCGGAGCGTTCGAAGAATCCCTACTGCACATACCAAGCATTGACGGCTCCGGTTTGGGTTCTCCGAAACACGGGCAGGGGAAGCGCATGACGAGTCTCCGACCGTACGTCGAGGTCACGAAGCCGAAACTCGTGTCCCTCCTCGTGTTCACGGCCTTCGTGGGGATGTTCGTGGGAGCCCGCTGGGCGTCCGTGAGCCTGTCGCTCGGCGAGTGGATGCTGGGCCTGGCGGCCATCACCCTGGGTTGCGCGGGCTCCAACGCGGTCACCTGCTTCATCGACCGGGACATCGACTTCCTCATGGAGCGCACGCGCAAGCGGCCGCTTCCCTCGGGCCGCATCGAGCCCGCGCGGAACGCACTCTACCTGGGCGCCGGCCTGATCGTCGCCTCCCTCCTCCTGGCGCTCCTCCGGAACCTCCTGTCCCCCGTGGTAATCGGCCTCGGGGTATTGGACAACGTGGTCGTGTACAGCCTCCTCACGAAGCGGCGGAGCCCGTGGAACATCATCCTGGGTTCGTTCAGCGGCGGCCTCCCCGCCGTGTACGGCTGGGCGTTCGCGACGGGTTCCGTGGGCCTGGTCCCCATCCTGATGGCCGCCCTGGTCGTCCTCTGGACCCCGAACCACATCTGGAGCCTCGCCCTGCGGTACCGGGAGGACTACGCGCGGGCGGGCGTGCCCATGCTCCCCGTCGTCCTCGAGGAGCGCAAGGCGATCCGGTGCATCGCCTGCACCTCGCTCCTGCTCGTCGGCTTCTCGGTGGCTCTGGATTCCCTGGGCGCGTTCGGGGACGCCTACCTCTGGACCGCCGCGGTCCTGGGCGGTGCGCTGATCGTGCTGAACGCCTGGCTCCTTGTCCGGCCCACGGCCCAGCACGCCTGGGTCGTGTTCAAGTTCTCGAGCCCGTACCTGGCCGTGGTCTTCCTCTTCATGGTTCTGGGCCCCTACCTGCCGCACTGAGCCGGACGGGCTATCTTCCGACCTTCAGCAGGTCTGCAGATACTCAGCTATGTACGCATGCTTATTCGTTCGAGGATTCACAGGTCGGTAGGGACTTTACTTACTCAAGTAAGAACGAGCCCCCTACCGACTTCGGTACGCCTAAGGAGGGTCTTCCATGGCAACGGTCGACGAGATTGTGGCCACGACGCACACGCACGAGTACAAGGTGACGTTCAAGTCGGCGGTCTGGGGGACGCTCCTCGCGACCGTGCTCATGGCCGCGCTCTACGCGGTGTTCGGCCTGCCGCCCGGGTTCGACTCCTACTACGCGATCATGTTCTTCCACTCCATCGGGATTGGGATCGCCGCGATGGCCGTGTTCATGGTCATCGTGGCCTTCGACCTGCGGAAGTACGAGCCCGGCCTGGACATGCCCCTGTACTACCGCGCCCTCTCCGCGGTGCTGTTCGGCTCGATCGGCGGCCTCCTGTTCCTGATCCCCGAGACGCAGGCGCTCCGCGGCCTGCCCATGGGCTTCACGTTCCTGGGCCTCCTGATGATCGCGGACGCGGGCGGCGCCCTGTTCATCGAGCTGCTCCTCATGCCGCGGAAGAAGGCCGGGGTGTACGCGATGAACTACGAGCTGCGGCCCGTCCCCACCCAGATGGGCTACCTGTCCCGGATGCTGCCCCTCCGGAAGGAGGACCGCGCGGCGTACCGCCGCATGCCCATGAGCTACTGGCTCGTCCTCTTCTCGGTGGCCTCCGCGTTCATCGCCGGGATCCTCGGCTTCGTGAACCTCTGGGTGATGACCTTCGGCCCGGGGATCTTCTCCGGCTACCTCTCCTTCATGGGACCGAACTACGACATCCTGGGCAACACCCTGGACCCCCACTCCCACGAGATGGCCCTCGCGATCATGGCCGGGGTCATCGCGATCGCGGCGGAGCGCTTCGGCGTCCTCCGCACAAGCGACGTGCGGGAGAAGGTGGCCAAGCTCGGTCTGTCCATCTCCCTGGCCGGTGTCGTCGGGATGACCGTGGTCTTCCTCGCCATCGCGTTCGGCAACTTCTCGCCGCCGACCCTGTTCGCGGACCCGACGGGCACGAACGGGATGGCCGGGGACGATGCGGTCATGACGATCATCGCGGTGGGCGCCATGATCGCCCTCGTGCCGCTGGCCCTCACGAAGCGCGAGGCCGACGGCCAACCGTCGTGGCGCGACCCCGTCCGGCTCTCCCTCCTGGGGACCTGGGTGGCCGCGGTGGTCATCAGCGTGGTCGCCGCCTTCTACATCGAG comes from the Thermoplasmata archaeon genome and includes:
- the cyoE gene encoding heme o synthase — its product is MTSLRPYVEVTKPKLVSLLVFTAFVGMFVGARWASVSLSLGEWMLGLAAITLGCAGSNAVTCFIDRDIDFLMERTRKRPLPSGRIEPARNALYLGAGLIVASLLLALLRNLLSPVVIGLGVLDNVVVYSLLTKRRSPWNIILGSFSGGLPAVYGWAFATGSVGLVPILMAALVVLWTPNHIWSLALRYREDYARAGVPMLPVVLEERKAIRCIACTSLLLVGFSVALDSLGAFGDAYLWTAAVLGGALIVLNAWLLVRPTAQHAWVVFKFSSPYLAVVFLFMVLGPYLPH